A genome region from Chloroflexia bacterium SDU3-3 includes the following:
- the rpmB gene encoding 50S ribosomal protein L28: MATCMLTGKRPVFGRSIQHQGGGGWFRRAPKTNRLFKPNVHRHRLYVPEWGRWVVLKLSAKALRTIEKKGVLQAFRDEGLDLAQVLREARS; this comes from the coding sequence ATGGCCACATGTATGCTCACCGGCAAGCGCCCGGTGTTCGGGCGAAGCATCCAGCACCAGGGCGGCGGCGGCTGGTTTCGCCGCGCCCCCAAGACCAACCGTCTCTTTAAGCCGAACGTCCACCGCCACCGTCTCTACGTGCCCGAGTGGGGCCGCTGGGTGGTGCTGAAGCTCTCCGCCAAGGCGCTGCGCACCATCGAGAAGAAGGGCGTGCTCCAGGCCTTCCGCGACGAGGGCCTCGATCTGGCCCAGGTGCTGCGCGAGGCCCGCTCGTGA
- a CDS encoding TetR family transcriptional regulator, whose amino-acid sequence MSTMNPKHKPLPPPSLRERRRLELIRSIANAAVELFEQKGFAATTVDDIAAAAGVSRTTFFRHCTGKEAAVLADEAGLEEQLIAVAAHASKTHPLQDLEEAWDAMASVFDSDSEGNSRFLRVRRLMKRYPSLHAAGLQRQTVLFERLADTLRSHANVTELDAYTTAESFGLVMRLTLDEWVRRADQGNTKHMLQEIYREVRDSLNRVTKRRS is encoded by the coding sequence ATGTCAACCATGAATCCAAAACACAAACCACTACCACCACCGAGCCTGCGTGAACGGCGTCGGCTTGAGTTAATACGCAGTATTGCGAATGCCGCAGTCGAGCTGTTCGAGCAAAAAGGGTTTGCTGCTACGACTGTAGATGACATTGCAGCAGCGGCAGGGGTGTCACGCACCACATTTTTCAGGCACTGCACGGGCAAGGAAGCAGCGGTTCTGGCGGACGAGGCAGGGCTGGAGGAGCAGCTCATCGCTGTTGCTGCGCACGCATCGAAAACGCATCCCCTTCAGGATCTGGAAGAGGCATGGGATGCGATGGCCAGCGTTTTTGATAGCGATTCCGAGGGAAACAGCCGATTTCTGCGCGTGCGTCGACTCATGAAGCGGTATCCCTCATTACACGCTGCTGGACTTCAGCGCCAAACGGTTCTTTTTGAGCGCCTCGCAGATACGCTGCGTTCACACGCAAACGTAACCGAGCTTGATGCGTACACCACCGCCGAAAGCTTTGGCCTTGTCATGCGCCTCACATTGGATGAGTGGGTTCGCCGTGCCGACCAGGGCAATACCAAGCATATGCTTCAGGAGATCTATCGAGAGGTCCGCGATTCGCTCAACCGTGTTACCAAAAGACGTAGCTGA
- a CDS encoding metal ABC transporter permease has translation MTWLLEPLSYSFFERGLLVGVLLGCICGAIGCFVVLRGMAFIGDALSHAVLPGVVLAYLGGASIVLGAFAAGMVTAALISAISRTGQVKEDTAIGIVFTGAFALGIVLISRVQGYMRDLSHFLFGNILGIAPTDVVVTAATALVVLAALALWYRPLLISSFDPTHAQVIGVRLGALHMGLLALLALTIVVGIQAVGVVLIAALLITPAATARLLTDRLGRMVGLAMLLGSGAALVGLYTSYYLGIASGGAVVLTSTLGFVVALVCAPQRGLIARWRFAKS, from the coding sequence ATGACATGGCTGCTTGAGCCGCTCTCCTACAGCTTCTTCGAGCGTGGCCTGCTGGTGGGCGTGCTGCTGGGCTGTATCTGCGGGGCCATCGGCTGCTTTGTGGTGCTGCGCGGCATGGCCTTCATCGGCGACGCGCTCTCGCACGCGGTGCTGCCCGGCGTGGTGCTGGCCTACCTGGGCGGCGCGAGCATCGTGCTCGGCGCGTTCGCGGCGGGCATGGTCACAGCGGCGCTGATCAGCGCGATCAGCCGCACTGGCCAGGTGAAGGAGGACACGGCCATCGGCATCGTGTTCACCGGCGCGTTTGCGCTGGGCATCGTGCTGATCAGCCGCGTGCAGGGCTACATGCGCGATCTGTCGCACTTTCTGTTTGGCAACATCTTGGGCATCGCCCCCACCGACGTGGTGGTGACAGCGGCGACCGCGCTGGTGGTGCTGGCAGCGCTGGCGCTGTGGTACCGCCCGCTGCTGATCAGCTCGTTCGACCCAACCCACGCCCAGGTGATCGGCGTGCGGCTGGGCGCGCTGCACATGGGCCTGCTGGCGCTGCTGGCGCTCACCATCGTAGTGGGCATCCAGGCCGTGGGCGTGGTGCTGATCGCGGCCCTGCTGATCACGCCTGCCGCCACCGCCCGCCTGCTGACCGATCGGCTGGGGCGCATGGTCGGCCTGGCCATGCTGCTGGGCAGCGGCGCGGCGCTGGTGGGGCTGTACACCTCGTACTATCTGGGCATCGCCTCGGGTGGCGCGGTGGTGCTCACCAGCACGCTGGGCTTTGTGGTGGCGCTGGTGTGCGCGCCCCAGCGCGGCCTGATCGCCCGCTGGCGCTTCGCAAAGAGCTAA
- the rpsR gene encoding 30S ribosomal protein S18 has product MGGAEALRQGAAHHREEGRAPGLPRRGPRSGPGAARGPLVSAGRGGARAEKPHVGRRFTAKKVDEFVKLGIEPNYKDVARLRKYLNAQGKILPRRRTGLTARTQRRLAVAIKRTRHLALLPFVGG; this is encoded by the coding sequence CTGGGTGGTGCTGAAGCTCTCCGCCAAGGCGCTGCGCACCATCGAGAAGAAGGGCGTGCTCCAGGCCTTCCGCGACGAGGGCCTCGATCTGGCCCAGGTGCTGCGCGAGGCCCGCTCGTGAGCGCGGGCAGAGGCGGGGCGCGCGCCGAGAAGCCACACGTCGGGCGGCGTTTTACCGCCAAAAAGGTGGACGAGTTCGTGAAGCTCGGCATCGAGCCGAACTATAAAGATGTGGCGCGGCTGCGCAAATACCTCAACGCCCAGGGCAAGATCTTGCCGCGCCGCCGCACAGGCCTAACCGCCCGCACGCAGCGCCGCCTCGCTGTGGCGATCAAGCGCACCCGCCACCTGGCCCTACTGCCCTTTGTGGGCGGCTAG
- a CDS encoding GTP-binding protein translates to MNKLPVTVLSGFLGSGKTTLLNHILSNREGLRVAVIVNDMSEVNIDAQLVRGGSAQLSRVDEQLVAMSNGCICCTLREDLLVEVGRLAREGRFDYLLIEATGIAEPLPIAETFTFEDELGRCLGDIAQLDTMVTVIDARNFLDDYNSTEELRERTAAMSDQDERTIADLLIDQIEFANIIVINKVDQVEREEIARLNAMLHALNPGATIMHSTFGQVPPRLLLNTGMFDFAEAEQQPGWLRELRGERQPETEEYGIGSFAYRARRPFHPQRFWECVSEQLGAVIRSKGIFWLATRPEVVGVWSQAGVLARAEPGGLWWAATPRDAWPEDPDERAEIEAEWREPWGDRRQELVFIGQGLDRERITALLDACLLTDAELAGGQLAWQALEDPFGSWQIVELDEQEY, encoded by the coding sequence ATGAACAAGCTACCTGTCACCGTGCTCTCCGGCTTCCTTGGCTCGGGCAAGACCACGCTGCTCAACCATATCCTCAGCAATCGCGAGGGCCTGCGCGTCGCCGTGATCGTGAACGACATGAGCGAGGTCAATATCGACGCCCAGCTGGTGCGCGGCGGCAGCGCCCAGCTCAGCCGTGTGGATGAGCAGCTGGTGGCCATGAGCAACGGCTGCATCTGCTGCACGCTGCGCGAGGATCTGCTGGTGGAGGTGGGAAGGCTGGCCCGCGAGGGCCGCTTCGACTACCTGCTGATCGAGGCCACCGGCATCGCCGAGCCGCTGCCTATCGCCGAGACCTTCACGTTTGAGGATGAGCTGGGCCGCTGCCTGGGCGACATCGCCCAGCTCGATACCATGGTCACGGTGATCGACGCCCGTAACTTCCTCGACGACTACAACTCGACCGAGGAGCTGCGCGAGCGCACGGCGGCGATGAGCGATCAGGACGAGCGCACGATCGCCGATCTGCTGATCGATCAGATCGAGTTCGCCAACATCATCGTGATCAACAAGGTCGATCAGGTCGAGCGCGAGGAGATCGCCCGCCTGAACGCCATGCTCCACGCGCTGAACCCTGGGGCTACGATCATGCACAGTACGTTCGGGCAGGTGCCGCCACGGCTGCTGCTGAACACCGGCATGTTCGACTTCGCCGAGGCCGAGCAGCAGCCCGGCTGGCTGCGCGAGCTGCGCGGCGAGCGCCAGCCCGAGACCGAGGAGTACGGCATCGGCTCGTTTGCCTACCGCGCGCGGCGGCCCTTCCACCCCCAGCGCTTCTGGGAGTGCGTCAGCGAGCAGCTCGGCGCGGTCATCCGCTCCAAGGGCATCTTCTGGCTGGCCACCCGCCCCGAGGTGGTGGGCGTGTGGTCGCAGGCGGGCGTGCTGGCCCGCGCCGAGCCGGGCGGCCTGTGGTGGGCCGCTACCCCGCGCGACGCGTGGCCAGAGGATCCCGACGAGCGCGCCGAGATCGAGGCCGAATGGCGCGAGCCGTGGGGCGATAGGCGGCAGGAGCTGGTGTTTATCGGCCAGGGGCTGGACCGCGAGCGCATCACCGCGCTGCTCGATGCATGCCTGCTGACCGATGCCGAGCTTGCAGGTGGCCAGCTTGCCTGGCAGGCGCTCGAAGACCCGTTTGGTAGCTGGCAGATTGTGGAGCTGGACGAGCAAGAGTATTAA
- a CDS encoding MFS transporter, producing MNTNPSLQNTPADSTIHDPHQRRNILLGVCIGLMAVIASVSGLNVAQPQIALALDASQSDVLLMINIYAVTMAALLLPLGAVGDRWGRKPVLVTGLAIFGIANVLAGLAPSTAIMLVARFLSGVGAAMIMPVTLAVITSTFPSEERSKAIGIWSAVAGGGGILGMFLSAMLVDTVSWRALFVLPIVLVLAAIFMTLRSVPNSREASDQRFDSVGSVLSMIVVVGLIFFLHEGEKQGWTSPISLLTLLVGIISAVGFVLWERRQPAPLLDVALFRKRGLASGSVALLTVFGVQAGIFVVLYPYFQAVLGWSGLQSTLAFMPMAVLMMLSSGFAPRVSARIGPSLTMASGIFLGGSGLALMAIFVSVESGYLSILPGMLLMGLGMGLSMTPATEAITTSVPREQQGIASALNDVTREFGTALGVALLGAVLTSGYQHAIASQLQGIPARVADIARNGIANALAVADGSQPYAAALIRAAQESFVDGWQRAMWAGVVVMAMLLGYVLVQGPQRSK from the coding sequence ATGAACACCAATCCATCTCTACAGAATACACCTGCCGACTCAACCATTCACGATCCGCATCAGCGCCGCAATATCCTGCTGGGGGTGTGTATTGGCTTGATGGCCGTTATTGCGTCGGTATCTGGGCTGAACGTTGCTCAGCCGCAGATTGCGCTAGCGCTTGATGCTTCGCAAAGCGACGTTCTGTTAATGATCAATATCTATGCGGTCACCATGGCTGCACTGTTATTACCACTCGGTGCAGTTGGCGATCGTTGGGGGCGGAAGCCCGTGCTGGTCACAGGATTAGCCATTTTTGGGATAGCGAATGTGCTGGCAGGTCTTGCGCCCTCGACCGCAATCATGCTTGTGGCACGGTTCCTCAGCGGCGTTGGCGCGGCGATGATCATGCCGGTTACCCTGGCCGTTATCACCTCTACCTTCCCGAGCGAGGAACGCTCCAAGGCCATTGGTATATGGAGCGCTGTCGCAGGCGGTGGCGGCATTCTAGGGATGTTTCTATCGGCTATGCTCGTAGATACGGTGAGCTGGCGGGCCCTCTTTGTTCTCCCAATTGTCCTCGTGCTGGCCGCCATCTTCATGACGCTGCGATCCGTCCCAAACTCGCGTGAGGCTTCCGATCAGAGATTCGATAGTGTTGGATCGGTACTATCGATGATTGTTGTCGTGGGGTTGATCTTCTTCCTTCACGAGGGGGAAAAGCAGGGGTGGACCTCGCCCATATCGCTTTTGACCCTCCTTGTCGGAATCATCAGCGCCGTTGGCTTTGTGCTCTGGGAGCGGCGGCAACCGGCTCCCCTGCTCGATGTGGCCCTCTTCCGCAAGCGCGGCCTAGCGAGCGGATCGGTAGCACTACTAACCGTTTTCGGCGTGCAGGCGGGGATATTTGTTGTGCTCTACCCCTACTTTCAGGCGGTGCTTGGCTGGTCTGGCCTGCAGTCTACGCTTGCCTTCATGCCGATGGCAGTACTGATGATGCTGTCCTCTGGCTTCGCCCCACGGGTGTCCGCACGGATCGGCCCAAGTTTGACAATGGCATCCGGGATTTTTCTGGGTGGCTCCGGGCTGGCGCTCATGGCCATCTTTGTTTCCGTGGAAAGTGGCTATCTGTCGATTCTGCCGGGTATGCTACTCATGGGGCTTGGCATGGGGTTATCCATGACTCCTGCCACCGAAGCCATTACCACGTCCGTCCCCCGTGAACAACAGGGCATCGCATCCGCCCTGAATGATGTCACCCGGGAGTTTGGTACGGCGCTGGGCGTAGCGCTGCTTGGAGCGGTCCTGACGAGCGGGTACCAGCATGCTATCGCATCCCAGCTGCAAGGGATCCCAGCCAGGGTCGCCGATATTGCTCGTAATGGTATCGCCAATGCCCTCGCGGTCGCCGATGGGTCGCAACCCTACGCGGCAGCGCTGATTCGAGCAGCCCAGGAATCATTTGTTGACGGCTGGCAGCGGGCCATGTGGGCGGGGGTTGTCGTTATGGCAATGCTTCTTGGCTATGTCCTTGTCCAAGGTCCCCAGCGCAGCAAGTAA
- a CDS encoding SDR family NAD(P)-dependent oxidoreductase → METKRIALVTGANQGIGLHVASQLVAHGMTVLVGSRNLARGEAAAREIGDGAIALQLDVTDPVSIAAAADYIRREFGRLDLLVQNAAISNTQKREITLEEYAKISLASNVPLDEVRAVWETNVFGVLAVYQAMLPLLRAAPSASIVNVSSGVGSLTMNANPSFPYRTMFSPVYPASKTALNAITLAMMIELESSSIKVRLVSPGFTKTALNGFEGTEPIEQGAREVVRVALLGPDAPGNTFTGWENATIPW, encoded by the coding sequence ATGGAAACCAAACGTATCGCCCTGGTCACCGGGGCAAATCAAGGAATCGGGCTTCATGTCGCCAGCCAGCTGGTGGCCCACGGCATGACCGTGCTGGTCGGGTCGCGCAACCTGGCGCGGGGCGAGGCAGCGGCGCGAGAGATCGGCGATGGCGCGATCGCGCTTCAGCTGGATGTGACCGATCCAGTCTCGATCGCCGCAGCGGCAGACTACATCCGCCGCGAGTTTGGACGGCTGGATCTGCTGGTGCAGAACGCGGCGATCTCGAACACGCAGAAGCGCGAGATAACGCTTGAGGAATATGCCAAGATCAGCCTCGCCAGCAATGTGCCGCTCGACGAGGTGCGGGCGGTATGGGAGACCAACGTATTTGGCGTGCTGGCGGTCTACCAGGCCATGCTGCCGCTGCTGCGCGCTGCCCCGAGCGCCAGTATTGTCAACGTTTCCAGCGGCGTCGGCTCGCTTACGATGAATGCCAACCCATCGTTCCCCTACCGCACGATGTTCAGCCCGGTCTACCCCGCATCCAAGACCGCGCTCAACGCCATCACGCTGGCCATGATGATCGAGCTAGAGTCGAGCAGCATCAAGGTGCGGCTGGTCTCGCCGGGCTTCACCAAAACCGCGCTCAACGGCTTTGAGGGCACCGAGCCGATCGAGCAGGGTGCGCGCGAGGTGGTGCGCGTGGCGCTGCTGGGGCCGGACGCGCCGGGTAACACCTTCACCGGCTGGGAAAACGCGACCATCCCCTGGTAG
- a CDS encoding DsbA family oxidoreductase gives MAPATTRPLVTVEVWSDVQCIWCYIASARFDRAVRQLNADVNVIHRSFQLQPDAPVEIDEQTLHERRSRFPSEQRERVFRQLREMTAAEDLPYDPDRSQPTNSRLALELLHHAEVTGHRHVLTDRLFRAYFAEGRHIGHLDELISLATEAGMDPTAARLALADHRYAAAIDRDIQRAHEMGAQGVPFYVINSTWGISGAQTPEAFRNALAQAANI, from the coding sequence ATGGCGCCTGCCACGACTCGACCGCTAGTAACCGTCGAGGTTTGGTCGGATGTGCAATGTATCTGGTGCTATATCGCTAGCGCTCGCTTTGACAGGGCCGTCAGGCAGCTCAATGCCGATGTGAACGTTATCCATCGTTCATTCCAGCTGCAGCCAGATGCACCAGTTGAGATTGATGAACAGACCCTTCACGAGCGACGGAGCCGATTTCCCTCGGAGCAACGTGAGCGTGTTTTCCGCCAGCTGAGGGAAATGACCGCCGCCGAAGATCTGCCGTACGACCCAGACCGCAGCCAACCGACCAACTCCCGCCTGGCCCTTGAGCTGCTCCACCATGCCGAGGTGACGGGCCACCGGCATGTGCTCACCGACCGCCTCTTTCGCGCCTACTTTGCAGAAGGGCGGCACATTGGGCACCTCGACGAACTTATCAGCCTCGCCACGGAGGCCGGGATGGATCCCACAGCCGCACGGCTTGCGCTTGCCGATCACCGATATGCCGCAGCTATCGACCGCGACATCCAACGCGCCCACGAGATGGGCGCTCAGGGCGTGCCGTTCTACGTCATCAACAGCACATGGGGTATATCTGGCGCCCAGACACCAGAGGCTTTCCGGAACGCGCTCGCACAGGCGGCGAACATATGA
- a CDS encoding TetR/AcrR family transcriptional regulator yields the protein MSNNQSASPDHGDAHGQKEGRVRSDAQRNFHQIVQAAIEVFATSGVDAPVREIAEKAGVGIGTFYRHFPQRVDLVFAVFRHEIDACADAAPLLAAQHAPGEALALWMQRYAAFLGAKRGLASVLHSGNPIFESLPGYFEQRLEPALRGLLGAAIAAGEVRTDFSAAELLEAVASLCHSAHARGPQHTMRMVSLLVDGMRYGADHSEAHG from the coding sequence ATGAGCAACAATCAATCAGCGTCGCCGGATCATGGCGACGCGCACGGCCAGAAGGAAGGGCGCGTGCGCAGCGACGCCCAGCGCAACTTTCACCAGATCGTGCAGGCCGCCATCGAGGTGTTTGCCACCTCTGGGGTCGATGCGCCAGTGCGCGAGATCGCCGAGAAGGCCGGGGTGGGCATCGGCACCTTCTACCGCCACTTCCCCCAGCGCGTCGATCTGGTCTTCGCGGTGTTCCGCCACGAGATCGATGCCTGCGCCGACGCCGCGCCGCTGCTGGCCGCGCAGCACGCCCCCGGCGAGGCGCTGGCGCTGTGGATGCAGCGCTACGCGGCATTCCTGGGTGCCAAGCGTGGCCTAGCCTCGGTGCTGCACTCGGGCAACCCGATCTTCGAGAGCCTGCCAGGGTACTTTGAGCAGCGGCTAGAGCCTGCGCTGCGCGGCCTGCTCGGCGCCGCTATCGCCGCCGGCGAGGTGCGCACCGATTTCAGCGCCGCCGAGCTGCTGGAGGCGGTGGCCAGCCTGTGCCACAGCGCCCACGCGCGCGGCCCCCAGCACACCATGCGCATGGTGTCCCTGCTGGTGGATGGGATGCGCTACGGCGCGGACCACTCAGAAGCACACGGGTAA